The Glycine soja cultivar W05 chromosome 8, ASM419377v2, whole genome shotgun sequence genome has a window encoding:
- the LOC114424415 gene encoding internal alternative NAD(P)H-ubiquinone oxidoreductase A2, mitochondrial-like: protein MALARIARANLRRSGGALGSSAHEKDMFSVGGYTSRSNIPSHKTFESDRKISYVPRIKEQNYINFSMRGISGTPYHHFSSASTQTVIEESEYEFESDRQRYAGLQPTKPGEKPRVVVIGTGWAACRFLKGIDTRIYDVVCISPRNHMVFTPLLASTCVGTLEFRTVAEPVSRIQNSLARDPNSYFFLASCTGIDTGKHEIYCKAVNNGGLPQEPYQFKVAYDKLVIASGSEPLTFGIKGVKENAFFLREVNHAQEIRKRLLLNLMLSENPGISEEDKKRLLHCVVIGGGPTGVEFSGELSDFIMRDVQERYTHVKDYIHVTLIEANEILSSFDVSLRQYATKHLTKSGVRLMRGVVKEVHPKKIILSDGTEVPYGLLVWSTGVGASEFVKTLDLPKSQGGRIGVDDWLRVPSVEDVFALGDCAGFLEHTGRPVLPALAQVAERQGKFLVELFDEIGNQNGGKAYSAKGMPLGEPFVYKHLGSMASVGGYKALVDLRQSKDSKGLSLAGFVSWMIWRSAYLTRVLSWRNRFYVAVNWATTLVFGRDNSRIG from the exons ATGGCATTGGCAAGGATTGCTAGGGCCAACCTGAGAAGATCAGGAGGTGCTTTGGGCAGTTCTGCTCATGAGAAGGATATGTTCAGTGTGGGAGGATACACAAGCAGATCCAACATACCTTCCCATAAAACTTTTGAATCAGATCGAAAGATTTCATATGTTCCAAGAATTAAGGAACAGAACTACATAAACTTTTCAATGAGGGGAATATCAGGAACACCATACCATCACTTTTCTTCTGCTAGCACACAGACTGTTATAGAGGAGTCCGAGTATGAGTTTGAGAGTGATCGGCAAAGATATGCAGGACTACAGCCAACAAAGCCAGGTGAAAAGCCTAGGGTGGTTGTTATTGGTACGGGTTGGGCCGCGTGTCGGTTCCTCAAAGGGATAGACACCAGAATTTATGATGTTGTGTGCATATCACCAAGGAATCACATGGTCTTTACTCCTTTACTAGCTTCAACTTGTGTTGGAACCCTGGAATTCAGAACTGTTGCTGAGCCTGTATCCAGAATACAGAATTCATTAGCAAGGGACCCTAACTCCTACTTCTTTCTAGCTTCTTGCACTGGCATTGACACAGGCAAACATGAA ATCTATTGTAAGGCAGTTAACAATGGTGGATTGCCTCAAGAGCCTTACCAATTCAAAGTCGCGTATGACAAGCTTGTAATTGCATCAGGATCTGAGCCTTTAACTTTTGGTATCAAGGGAGTAAAGGaaaatgctttttttcttcGCGAAGTGAACCATGCTCAAGAAATAAGGAAGAGACTTCTCCTTAATCTGATGCTTTCTGAAAATCCAG GCATATCGGAAGAAGACAAGAAACGCCTTCTACACTGTGTAGTTATTGGAGGTGGTCCTACCGGAGTGGAATTTAGTGGTGAATTGAGTGATTTCATCATGAGAGATGTTCAGGAGCGCTATACTCATGTCAAAGATTACATTCACGTCACACTCATTGAG GCAAACGAGATACTGTCATCCTTTGATGTTAGCCTACGGCAATATGCAACAAAGCACTTAACAAAG TCCGGGGTCCGTCTTATGCGAGGTGTGGTGAAGGAGGTGCATCCCAAAAAGATAATTCTGAGTGATGGAACAGAGGTTCCTTATGGCCTCCTGGTTTGGTCCACAGGGGTTGGTGCCTCTGAGTTTGTGAAAACACTAGATCTTCCCAAGTCTCAAGGTGGAAG AATTGGTGTAGATGATTGGCTGCGTGTCCCCTCAGTGGAAGATGTATTTGCCCTTGGAGATTGTGCTGGTTTTCTTGAACACACTGGAAGGCCTGTGCTTCCAGCTCTAGCTCAG GTTGCTGAAAGGCAGGGAAAGTTTCTTGTGGAGTTGTTCGACGAAATAGGGAATCAGAATGGAGGCAAGGCTTATTCTGCAAAAGGCATGCCACTTGGAGAACCTTTTGTATATAAGCATCTTGGGAGCATGGCATCAGTAGGTGGCTACAAAGCACTGGTGGATCTACGACAGTCAAAG GATTCAAAGGGATTGTCACTTGCTGGTTTTGTTAGCTGGATGATATGGCGCTCTGCATATCTGACACGTGTCCTTAGCTGGAGGAACAGGTTTTACGTGGCAGTCAACTGGGCCACCACATTAGTCTTCGGTAGAGACAACAGCAGGATAGGTTGA
- the LOC114422697 gene encoding endonuclease 4-like isoform X1: MHMIIGYERVRVLFLLFLIPLPTVLGWGKEGHYATCKIAQEYLSEDALFAVKQLLPDSAQGDLAAVCSWADEVGHTHRYHWSSALHYVDTPDFKCNYEYCRDCHDSYRHKHRCVSGAIYNYTMQLKSADAGISSEFNYNLTEALMFLSHFVGDIHQPLHVGFTGDLGGNTITVHWYRRKANLHYVWDDLIIQSALKTFYDSDLSIMIQAIQRNITDNWLNDVSTWEHCAHNYTACPNRYASESISLACKFAYRNATPGSTLKDEYFLSRLPVVEKRLAQGGVRLAAILNRIFTSSKTRIAQA, encoded by the exons ATGCATATGATTATTGGTTATGAGAGAGTGAGAGTGCTGTTTCTTCTGTTTCTGATACCACTGCCAACGGTTCTGGGTTGGGGCAAGGAGGGCCACTATGCCACTTGTAAGATTGCACAG GAGTATCTTAGTGAAGATGCTCTATTTGCGGTCAAACAATTGCTTCCAGATTCTGCTCAAGGTGATCTTGCTGCCGTTTGCTCTTGGGCTGATGAGGTTGGCCATACTCACCGCTATCATTGGAGCAGCGCTTTACATTACGTTGACACACCGGATTTCAAGTGTAACTATGAATACTGCA GAGACTGTCATGATTCTTACAGACATAAACATAGGTGTGTTAGTGGAGCAATATACAACTATACAATGCAACTTAAATCAGCTGATGCAGGCATTTCATCTGAATTTAACT ATAACTTGACCGAGGCACTTATGTTCTTGTCACATTTTGTTGGGGATATTCATCAG CCTCTACATGTTGGTTTCACTGGAGATCTGGGTGGAAACACAATAACAGTTCATTGGTACCGAAGGAAAGCAAATCTTCATTAT GTGTGGGATGACTTGATTATTCAGTCTGCTCTAAAAACATTCTATGACTCTGATCTTTCTATTATGATACAAGCCATTCAAAGGAATATTACA GATAATTGGCTAAATGATGTATCAACTTGGGAACATTGTGCTCACAACTACACAGCCTGTCCAAATCG GTATGCTTCTGAAAGCATTAGCTTAGCATGCAAATTTGCTTACAGGAATGCTACCCCAGGAAGCACTTTGAAAG ATGAGTACTTCCTTTCTCGGCTGCCTGTTGTGGAGAAAAGGCTGGCTCAAGGTGGTGTGCGACTTGCAGCTATCCTTAACCGTATTTTCACTTCTTCCAAGACCAGAATTGCTCAAGCTTGA
- the LOC114422697 gene encoding endonuclease 4-like isoform X2, protein MHMIIGYERVRVLFLLFLIPLPTVLGWGKEGHYATCKIAQEYLSEDALFAVKQLLPDSAQGDLAAVCSWADEVGHTHRYHWSSALHYVDTPDFKCNYEYCNNLTEALMFLSHFVGDIHQPLHVGFTGDLGGNTITVHWYRRKANLHYVWDDLIIQSALKTFYDSDLSIMIQAIQRNITDNWLNDVSTWEHCAHNYTACPNRYASESISLACKFAYRNATPGSTLKDEYFLSRLPVVEKRLAQGGVRLAAILNRIFTSSKTRIAQA, encoded by the exons ATGCATATGATTATTGGTTATGAGAGAGTGAGAGTGCTGTTTCTTCTGTTTCTGATACCACTGCCAACGGTTCTGGGTTGGGGCAAGGAGGGCCACTATGCCACTTGTAAGATTGCACAG GAGTATCTTAGTGAAGATGCTCTATTTGCGGTCAAACAATTGCTTCCAGATTCTGCTCAAGGTGATCTTGCTGCCGTTTGCTCTTGGGCTGATGAGGTTGGCCATACTCACCGCTATCATTGGAGCAGCGCTTTACATTACGTTGACACACCGGATTTCAAGTGTAACTATGAATACTGCA ATAACTTGACCGAGGCACTTATGTTCTTGTCACATTTTGTTGGGGATATTCATCAG CCTCTACATGTTGGTTTCACTGGAGATCTGGGTGGAAACACAATAACAGTTCATTGGTACCGAAGGAAAGCAAATCTTCATTAT GTGTGGGATGACTTGATTATTCAGTCTGCTCTAAAAACATTCTATGACTCTGATCTTTCTATTATGATACAAGCCATTCAAAGGAATATTACA GATAATTGGCTAAATGATGTATCAACTTGGGAACATTGTGCTCACAACTACACAGCCTGTCCAAATCG GTATGCTTCTGAAAGCATTAGCTTAGCATGCAAATTTGCTTACAGGAATGCTACCCCAGGAAGCACTTTGAAAG ATGAGTACTTCCTTTCTCGGCTGCCTGTTGTGGAGAAAAGGCTGGCTCAAGGTGGTGTGCGACTTGCAGCTATCCTTAACCGTATTTTCACTTCTTCCAAGACCAGAATTGCTCAAGCTTGA
- the LOC114421307 gene encoding vacuolar protein sorting-associated protein 28 homolog 2-like, translating to MTTMEIKLWNDKREREMYDNFGELYAIIKATERLEKAYVRDIISPQEYELECQKLIAHFKTLASTLKDTVPSIERFADTYKMECPAAINRLVVSGVPATVEHRTTAAASASTSAATVAECVQNFITSMDSLKLNMVAVDQVHPLLSDLYASLNKLTILPPDFEGKTKMKEWIARLSKMGAADELTEQQARQLHFDLESSYNSFMAALPNAGT from the coding sequence ATGACTACCATGGAGATTAAGCTATGGAATGACAAGCGCGAAAGAGAAATGTATGACAACTTTGGGGAGCTTTATGCCATTATCAAAGCCACTGAGAGGCTTGAGAAGGCCTATGTTAGAGATATAATTTCACCGCAGGAATATGAGTTGGAGTGCCAGAAGCTCATAGCTCATTTCAAAACCTTAGCTTCCACCCTTAAAGACACTGTGCCTAGCATTGAGCGATTTGCAGATACTTACAAGATGGAGTGCCCTGCAGCGATTAACCGTCTCGTGGTTTCTGGTGTGCCTGCTACCGTGGAGCATCGCACAACTGCGGCTGCCTCTGCTTCCACCTCTGCCGCTACTGTGGCCGAGTGTGTTCAGAATTTTATTACTTCAATGGATTCCTTGAAACTTAACATGGTGGCTGTGGATCAGGTGCACCCGTTGCTCTCGGACCTTTATGCTTCGCTTAATAAGTTGACAATCCTGCCCCCTGATTTTGAGGGGAAAACCAAAATGAAGGAATGGATTGCAAGGTTATCTAAGATGGGTGCAGCTGATGAGTTGACGGAACAACAGGCAAGGCAGCTTCACTTTGATCTTGAGTCTTCTTACAACTCCTTTATGGCAGCCCTGCCCAATGCTGGTACATGA
- the LOC114424692 gene encoding syntaxin-124-like yields the protein MNDLFSNSFKKYSNLKQQAHLDDVEAGKETVNLDKFFEDVENVKEEMRTVEKLHRKLQEANEESKVVHNAKTMKELRARMDKDVEQVLKRVKVIKGKLEALERSNAANRNIPGCGPGSSADRTRTSVVSGLGKKLKDMMDDFQGLRTRMQMEYKETVERRYFTITGEKPDKETIENLIWSGESESFLQRAIQEQGRGQIMDTISEIQERHDAVKEIEKNLIELHQVFLDMAALVESQGQQLNNIESHVAHASSFVRRGTDQLQDARDYQKSSRKWTCYAIILGLVLLLVLLFPILINLLPHLLR from the exons ATGAATGACCTATTCTCAAACTCATTCAAGAAATACAGCAACCTGAAGCAGCAGGCACACCTCGATGACGTAGAGGCCGGGAAAGAAACCGTGAACCTCGACAAATTCTTCGAGGACGTGGAGAACgtgaaagaagaaatgagaaCGGTCGAGAAGCTACACAGAAAACTGCAGGAGGCGAACGAAGAGAGTAAAGTGGTGCACAATGCAAAAACAATGAAGGAGCTCCGGGCGAGGATGGACAAGGACGTGGAGCAGGTCCTTAAGCGCGTGAAAGTAATCAAGGGGAAATTAGAGGCCTTGGAGCGTTCCAACGCCGCCAACAGAAACATCCCTGGCTGCGGTCCGGGTTCCTCGGCGGACAGAACCAGAACCTCGGTTGTTAGTGGATTGGGGAAGAAGCTGAAGGACATGATGGACGATTTCCAAGGTCTGAGAACAAG GATGCAGATGGAGTACAAGGAGACCGTGGAGCGAAGATATTTTACGATAACCGGAGAGAAGCCCGATAAGGAGACTATAGAGAACTTGATATGGAGTGGGGAGAGTGAGAGTTTTCTGCAGAGGGCGATTCAGGAGCAGGGGAGGGGACAAATAATGGACACAATTTCGGAGATTCAGGAGCGGCACGACGCGGTGAAGGAGATTGAAAAGAATTTGATTGAGTTGCACCAAGTGTTCTTGGACATGGCGGCTCTGGTGGAGTCGCAGGGGCAGCAGCTAAATAATATAGAGAGCCACGTGGCGCATGCGAGTTCCTTCGTGAGACGCGGCACGGATCAGCTTCAGGATGCTAGAGATTATCAGAAGAGTTCGAGGAAGTGGACGTGCTATGCAATCATTCTTGGGCTTGTGCTTCTTCTTGTGCTCTTGTTTCCAATCTTGATTAACCTTTTGCCTCATTTGTTAAGGTGA
- the LOC114421308 gene encoding sphingosine kinase 1-like isoform X2, which yields MPLGVVPAGTGNGMAKSLLDSVGDPCTVPNAVLAIIRGRKRKLDVATITQGETRFFSVLMLAWGLVADIDIESEKYRWMGSARIDFYALTRILHLRHYIGCLYFVPAPGFEAYGDPTSYPGSSNNKGSNSELIDEEPLKLQRLGYQGPEIDLENQSWRVLNGPFISVWLHNVAWGAENTKAAPDAKFSDGYLDLIITKNCPKLPLLSLMSDLNNGGHVKSPYVMYLKVKVLVLEPGPRLGDQEKEGIIDADGEVLARGKGSYQCEQKALMAYDKLQITVDQGLATIFSPI from the exons ATGCCCCTTGGAGTAGTTCCTGCAg GTACGGGAAATGGCATGGCAAAGTCTCTTCTTGATTCAGTTGGTGATCCTTGTACAGTACCCAATGCTGTTCTTGCCATCATACGAG GCCGTAAGCGAAAACTTGATGTGGCCACCATCACACAAGGGGAGACCAGATTTTTCAGTGTGTTGATGCTTGCATGGG gtCTGGTTGCTGATATTGATATCGAGTCTGAAAAGTATAGGTGGATGGGAAGTGCTcgtattgatttttat GCTCTCACTCGAATCTTGCATTTGAGGCATTACATTGGATGTCTTTATTTTGTGCCTGCACCTGGATTTGAAGCTTACGGGGACCCCACTAGTTACCCTGGAAGTTCTAATAACAAAGGCAGCAATAGTGAACTAATTGATGAGGAACCTTTGAAGTTACAAAGGCTAGGCTATCAAGGACCTGAAATTGACCTGGAGAATCAGAGTTGGAGAGTTTTAAATGGACCATTTATTTCTGTCTGGCTTCACAATGTAGCTTGGGGTGCTGAAAACACCAAGGCAGCACCAGATGCAAAG TTCTCAGATGGTTATCTGGACTTGATCATTACGAAGAATTGCCCAAAGTTACCATTGCTGTCGTTGATGTCAGATTTGAATAATGGAGGTCATGTAAAATCACCATATGTCATGTATTTAAAG GTGAAAGTTTTGGTCTTGGAACCTGGTCCACGCTTGGGGGACCAAGAGAAGGAAGGGATCATAGATGCAGATGGTGAGGTTCTGGCAAGGGGGAAAGGGTCGTACCAATGTGAGCAGAAGGCTTTGATGGCCTatgataaacttcaaataaCAGTAGATCAAGGTTTAGCTACTATTTTTTCTCCAATATAA
- the LOC114421308 gene encoding sphingosine kinase 1-like isoform X1 encodes MDRPAAIYSDTVNLNGTVTQLSLLADGRLWWPEGGQRNLSIEKEVLGFTGDGPDIRLKTIVETEDGCCGGASRAKLVRNDVVFRPSSEETHRLWCQKLGEFIDSLGRPKRLFVFVNPFGGTKSAVIVFRDQVKPLLEDAQVQLTVQETKHQLHAKQVVQSLDFSKYDGIVCVSGDGILVEVVNGLLQRQDWDTAIKMPLGVVPAGTGNGMAKSLLDSVGDPCTVPNAVLAIIRGRKRKLDVATITQGETRFFSVLMLAWGLVADIDIESEKYRWMGSARIDFYALTRILHLRHYIGCLYFVPAPGFEAYGDPTSYPGSSNNKGSNSELIDEEPLKLQRLGYQGPEIDLENQSWRVLNGPFISVWLHNVAWGAENTKAAPDAKFSDGYLDLIITKNCPKLPLLSLMSDLNNGGHVKSPYVMYLKVKVLVLEPGPRLGDQEKEGIIDADGEVLARGKGSYQCEQKALMAYDKLQITVDQGLATIFSPI; translated from the exons ATGGACCGACCCGCCGCCATATATTCCGACACCGTCAACCTCAACGGCACGGTGACGCAGCTGTCTCTGCTCGCCGACGGGAGGCTGTGGTGGCCGGAGGGCGGTCAACGCAATTTGAGCATCGAGAAAGAGGTTCTCGGGTTCACCGGCGACGGTCCCGATATAAGGCTCAAAACAATCGTGGAAACCGAAGATGGATGCTGTGGCGGTGCAAGCAGAGCAAAACTAGTCCGAAACGACGTCGTTTTTCGGCCATCGTCCGAGGAAACGCATAGGCTCTGGTGCCAGAAGCTTGGCGAATTCATCGATTCTCTCG GACGACCCAAGaggctttttgtttttgttaatccATTCGGGGGGACGAAATCTGCTGTCATTGTTTTTCGTGATCAAGTCAAGCCTCTGCTTGAAGACGCACAAGTGCAGCTTACAGTCCAAG AAACTAAGCATCAGCTCCACGCAAAGCAAGTTGTTCAGTCATTAGATTTTTCAAAGTACGATGGGATTGTTTGTGTTAGTGGAGATGGGATCTTGGTCGAG GTTGTAAATGGACTGCTTCAGAGGCAGGACTGGGACACTGCAATTAAGATGCCCCTTGGAGTAGTTCCTGCAg GTACGGGAAATGGCATGGCAAAGTCTCTTCTTGATTCAGTTGGTGATCCTTGTACAGTACCCAATGCTGTTCTTGCCATCATACGAG GCCGTAAGCGAAAACTTGATGTGGCCACCATCACACAAGGGGAGACCAGATTTTTCAGTGTGTTGATGCTTGCATGGG gtCTGGTTGCTGATATTGATATCGAGTCTGAAAAGTATAGGTGGATGGGAAGTGCTcgtattgatttttat GCTCTCACTCGAATCTTGCATTTGAGGCATTACATTGGATGTCTTTATTTTGTGCCTGCACCTGGATTTGAAGCTTACGGGGACCCCACTAGTTACCCTGGAAGTTCTAATAACAAAGGCAGCAATAGTGAACTAATTGATGAGGAACCTTTGAAGTTACAAAGGCTAGGCTATCAAGGACCTGAAATTGACCTGGAGAATCAGAGTTGGAGAGTTTTAAATGGACCATTTATTTCTGTCTGGCTTCACAATGTAGCTTGGGGTGCTGAAAACACCAAGGCAGCACCAGATGCAAAG TTCTCAGATGGTTATCTGGACTTGATCATTACGAAGAATTGCCCAAAGTTACCATTGCTGTCGTTGATGTCAGATTTGAATAATGGAGGTCATGTAAAATCACCATATGTCATGTATTTAAAG GTGAAAGTTTTGGTCTTGGAACCTGGTCCACGCTTGGGGGACCAAGAGAAGGAAGGGATCATAGATGCAGATGGTGAGGTTCTGGCAAGGGGGAAAGGGTCGTACCAATGTGAGCAGAAGGCTTTGATGGCCTatgataaacttcaaataaCAGTAGATCAAGGTTTAGCTACTATTTTTTCTCCAATATAA
- the LOC114421309 gene encoding ribosomal RNA-processing protein 17-like, with product MEVEAVQQQRKGAHLKKRALKNKALGITFNEKDLTDYVTGFHKRKKKRRKEAQKQQNEALRRKRTEERKRRKLEREHVLNGGVPPPDEIDGDQEETEEQVESIAETKTYENDDLKVTVVTSEINPEDGSYPSERKEAAVIPPSVVSDKRQGVPISNKKSFKKVAKQRSRPRPSSKRDKKKGKKQGKK from the exons ATGGAAGTGGAGGCAGTGCAACAACAGCGCAAAGGAGCGCACCTGAAGAAGAGGGCTCTGAAGAACAAAGCTCTGGGCATCACTTTCAACGAGAAAGATCTCACTGACTACGTCACCGGCTTTCACAAGcgcaagaagaagagaagaaaggaaGCCCAGAAGCAACAGAACGAGGCTCTGCGCCGCAAACGCACCGAGGAACGCAAAAGG AGGAAGTTGGAAAGAGAACATGTTCTTAATGGAGGCGTGCCACCACCTGATGAAATTGATGGggaccaagaagaaaccgaggAGCAAGTTGAATCTATTGCTG AAACAAAGACATACGAGAATGATGATCTGAAAGTCACTGTTGTAACAAGTGAGATCAACCCTGAGGACGGTAGTTATCCTAGTGAGAGGAAGGAGGCAGCAGTGATCCCTCCTTCTGTTGTGTCTGATAAAAGGCAAGGGGTACCTATAAGTAACAAGAAATCTTTCAAGAAGGTTGCAAAACAGAGGTCTCGGCCAAGGCCATCAAGTAAGAGAGataagaagaaaggaaagaagcaGGGCAAGAAGTAA
- the LOC114421310 gene encoding calmodulin-binding protein 60 B-like, translating to MHGRAQEKRGLDLASAEEGQPDRKRPALASVIVEALKVDSLQKLCSSLEPILRRVVSEEVERALAKIGPAKLNNTGRSSPKWIEGPDGKILQLHFKTRLSLPLFTGGKVEGEQGTSIHIVLIDANTGHIVTSGPESCVRLDVIVLEGDFNNEDDDNWDEEQFDSHIVKEREGKRPLLTGDLQVTLKEGLGTLGELTFTDNSSWIRSRKFRLGLKVASGCCEEMRIREAKSEPFTVKDHRGELYKKHYPPALNDEVWRLEKIGKDGSFHKRLNKAGIYTVEDFLRFVVRDPQRLRNILGSGMSNKMWDILVEHAKTCVLSGKLYVYYPDDARNVGVVFNNIYELSGLIANDQYYSADSLSENQKVYVDTLVKKAYDNWMHVIEYDGKSLINDNEDKTLDTTHPQAPMTSHEYSNSLQQISIPALPLPLHPGQPSVDSGVAVGGYHDGTASRFSLQPHPNLNSSIQFDDNAFPLQNQLMSVSHHTQLPRNENGRTVGPPQSSTHGFEPLTISNPTYRGAEEYFPEEEIRIRSNEMLENNDMQHLLRIFNMGGQSHPTLNAQDDGYPSSSTYISANPMGYNFDDEPNRSSGKAVVGWLKLKAALRWGIFIRKQAAERRAQLVELDDP from the exons ATGCACGGCAGGGCGCAAGAGAAGCGAGGTTTGGATTTGGCTTCCGCCGAAGAAGGTCAGCCTGATCGGAAACGACCTGCGTTGGCTAG TGTAATTGTTGAGGCCCTGAAGGTGGACAGTCTGCAGAAACTTTGCTCATCACTGGAGCCTATTCTACGCAGAGTT GTTAGTGAAGAAGTTGAGCGTGCTTTGGCAAAAATAGGCCCTGCCAAGCTTAATAATACTGGcag GTCTTCCCCAAAGTGGATAGAAGGCCCTGATGGCAAAATTTTACAATTGCACTTCAAGACCAGGCTATCCCTTCCCCTCTTTACTGGTGGGAAAGTGGAGGGTGAGCAAGGGACATCCATACATATTGTTTTGATTGATGCAAATACTGGCCATATTGTCACATCAGGGCCAGAGTCATGTGTCAGGCTAGATGTTATTGTACTAGAGGGAGATTTCAATAATGAGGATGATGATAATTGGGATGAAGAACAGTTTGATAGTCATATTGTGAAAGAGCGGGAAGGAAAAAGGCCTCTTCTAACTGGTGATCTGCAAGTCACACTGAAGGAGGGTTTAGGTACACTTGGTGAGCTTACATTTACAGACAACTCTAGCTGGATAAGGAGTAGGAAGTTTAGATTGGGGCTGAAAGTTGCCTCAGGTTGTTGTGAGGAAATGCGTATCCGTGAAGCCAAATCAGAACCTTTCACAGTTAAGGATCATCGTGGAGAAT TATACAAGAAACACTACCCGCCTGCCTTGAATGATGAGGTCTGGAGACTGGAGAAGATTGGTAAGGATGGGTCATTTCACAAAAGGCTAAATAAAGCTGGAATATATACGGTTGAAGACTTCTTAAGATTTGTGGTCAGAGACCCTCAGAGATTGCGGAAT ATTCTTGGGAGCGGCATGTCAAATAAGATGTGGGATATTCTTGTTGAGCATGCAAAGACTTGTGTTCTCAGTGGAAAACTTTATGTATACTATCCTGATGATGCAAGAAATGTGGGTGTTgttttcaataatatttatgaattaagCGGCTTAATTGCCAACGACCAATATTACTCAGCTGATTCTCTCTCCGAGAATCAAAAG GTTTATGTAGACACGTTGGTGAAGAAGGCATATGATAATTGGATGCATGTTATTGAGTATGATGGGAAGTCTCTGATAAATGACAACGAGGATAAGACTTTGGATACCACTCATCCTCAGGCTCCAATGACTTCCCATGAATATTCAAACTCACTTCAGCAGATATCCATCCCAGCTTTGCCACTTCCATTACATCCTGGCCAGCCTTCAGTGGATTCAGGAGTAGCCGTTGGAG GTTATCATGATGGGACAGCTTCCAGATTCTCCTTGCAACCACATCCTAATCTTAATTCTTCCATTCAGTTTGATGATAATGCATTTCCACTGCAAAACCAGTTGATGAGTGTTTCACACCATACCCAACTTCCAAGAAATGAAAATGGGCGGACTGTTGGTCCTCCACAATCATCCACGCATGGCTTTGAGCCTCTCACCATTTCAAATCCTACTTACAGAGGAGCTGAAGAGTACTTCCCAGAGGAGGAAATTCGTATTAGAAGTAATGAGATGCTAGAAAATAACGATATGCAGCATCTTCTCCGTATTTTTAACATGGGAGGCCAATCACATCCTACCCTTAATGCTCAGGATGATGGGTACCCTAGTTCATCTACATACATTTCTGCAAACCCCATGGGCTACAATTTTGATGATGAACCAAACCGTTCCTCGGGAAAAGCTGTTGTGGGCTGGCTCAAGCTGAAGGCTGCTTTAAGATGGGGTATTTTTATTCGGAAACAGGCTGCTGAGAGACGTGCACAGCTCGTTGAACTGGATGACCCATAG
- the LOC114424555 gene encoding bifunctional riboflavin kinase/FMN phosphatase-like, giving the protein MEVVAVPSLPKQLHLYTAADEVINSLLDLRLEKWGLPPFEDWVEGTLPLDPWYIVGPVVKGFGRDSKVLGIPIANLSTKGYSDLLSEHPAGVYFGWAGLSARGVFKMVMSVGWNPYFNNKEKTIEPWLLHDFNEDFYGEELRLVIVGYIRPEANFPSLESLVAKIHEDRRVAERALDLPLYSSFKNDSYLRSSQYHFF; this is encoded by the exons ATGGAAGTAGTTGCTGTACCATCACTTCCAAAACAGTTGCATCTCTATACTGCAGCAGATGAGGTGATCAATTCCCTACTTGATTTGCGACTTGAAAAGTGGGGTCTGCCTCCATTTGAAGATT gGGTGGAGGGAACTTTGCCCCTAGATCCTTGGTATATTGTTGGTCCTGTCGTTAAGGGATTTGGTCGTGACTCGAAGGTACTTGGGATCCCTATAG CAAATTTATCAACAAAGGGCTATTCAGATCTCCTTTCAGAGCATCCTGCGGGAGTTTATTTTGGTTGGGCTGGATTGTCAGCCAGAGGTGTTTTTAAAATGGTGATGAGCGTTGGTTGGAATCCTTATttcaacaacaaagagaagactATA GAACCATGGTTACTTCATGACTTCAACGAAGATTTCTATGGAGAAGAACTGCGGCTTGTTATAGTTGGTTACATACGTCCCGAG GCCAATTTTCCATCCCTTGAAAGCTTGGTAGCTAAAATTCATGAAGATCGAAGAGTTGCTGAGAGGGCCCTTGATCTTCCCTTGTATTCAAGTTTTAAGAATGATTCGTATTTGAGAAGCTCTCAGTACCATTTTTTCTGA